Proteins encoded by one window of Venturia canescens isolate UGA chromosome 2, ASM1945775v1, whole genome shotgun sequence:
- the APC10 gene encoding anaphase-promoting complex subunit 10, translating into MSNKTSGGGDIDPVQDVLAGRIREVGNHAIWSLSSCKPGFGVDQLRDNITETYWQSDGQLPHLVNIQFRKKTAIRDICIFTDYKLDESYTPSRISIRAGTNFNDLQEVEVMDLNEPSGWVVIPIKDISDRPIRTFMIQIAVISNHQNGRDTHMRQIKVHSPAQDILGPPAPHIPGQFITNEFQRYATIR; encoded by the exons ATGAGTAATAAAACGAGCGGCGGAG GAGATATCGATCCTGTGCAAGACGTACTCGCAGGTAGAATTCGTGAGGTAGGAAATCACGCTATTTGGAGTTTGTCAAGCTGCAAACCTGGTTTTGGAGTTGATCAATTGCGCGACAATATTACCGAAACTTATTGGCAATCTGATGGACAATTGCCCCACCTTGTTAATATacaattcagaaaaaaaactgcTATCCGTGATATTTGTATATTTACTGATTATAAACTTGACGAAAGTTATACTCCAAGCAG GATAAGCATCAGAGCCGGAACAAATTTCAATGATCTACAAGAAGTGGAAGTTATGGACCTTAACGAACCCAGTGGATGGGTCGTCATACCTATAAAAGATATAAGTGATAGACCCATAAGAACGTTTATGATTCAAATAGCTGTTATAAGTAATCATCAGAACGGGAGAGATACTCATATGAGACAAATCAAAGTCCACAGTCCAGCTCAAGATATTTTGGGACCACCGGCGCCTCACATCCCTGGACAGTTTATCACTAACGAATTTCAACGATACGCGACTAtaagataa